GATCCCGTCCTGCATGATCTTGACGCTGGTCGCCCGGAGCCGTCCGCCCGTCAACTCCTTCCGGCGGGCGAGGAGTTCGGGGATCTGCTCCGCCCCGCGGGACCGGTCCCACCACAGCGCCCCCGTTACCCGTGCGGTGAGTTTGCCGTCGCGCCGGGCGGCCACGTACGCGGGGGTGGCGTCGGCCCCTCCGGGACCGCGGCCCAGCATCGCGTCCTGCCATGCGGTTACTCCGTACCCATGGAGGAGACGCTGCGCCCTGAGCAGTCCGGCGGTCTGCTCGGCGAGCGTCGCTTCCGGGATCAGGTCGGCCACCAGCTGCATGGCGCCCTCCTGGAGCATGCCGGTCGGGTGGCCTTCGGCGTCCCGCTCGATCCGCCCGTCGGACGGGTCCGGCGTACGGGAGGTGATCCCGGCCCGTTCCAGGGCAAGGGAGTTGGCCCAGCCGCCGTGGTGATCGCGGTTGAGGAGGAACACCGGGCGGTCGGGCACGAGGGCGTCCAGGAACTCCCTCGTCGGCATGCCGCCGGGGAACGCCTCCATGGACCAGCCGCCCCCGGTGATCCACGGTGCCTCCGGATGCGCTGCCGCGTAGGCGCTGATCAGTTCGCGGTACGCCTCGGCGGTGACGGCCGCGCTCAGATCGCACAGCGCCAACTCCAGCCCGCCGCCGACCGGATGGACATGGGCGTCCTGGAAACCGGGGATGAGCAGCTTCCCGTGCAGATCGACGACCTCCGTGGCGGGCCCGATCAGGTCATGGACCGCCGCGTCGTGCCCGACGGCGACGATGCGGTCCCCGCGCACCGCCACCGCGCTCGCCCGGGTGCGTGCGGAGTCGACGGTGTGCACGGGGCCGGAGAGGAAGACGAGGTCGGCGGGGCCGTTGCCGGTGGCCCCGGGGCCGGCGGTGTCCGGGTTCGGCTCCGGGTCCACGGTGGTGCGGAGATCCATGTGGTTGCTGCTCCAGGTGTGTTGGGTGTCTGGGTATGTGGGTGTGTGGGGCGAGGGCGGTCGTCAGGGGCGCGGGCGGACGGCGGGCCGGGCCCGCGCTCAGCCCTCCGAGGGGGTGGGGAGCGGGGTGGCGTTCGCGTCCATCGGCAGGCTGACCGACTCGGCGTCCGTCCCTTGCCCGGTGCGGAAGTACGGGGCGCGGCGCACCCACTTGGCCCAGGCGGCGGTGGCCAGGCCGAGCAGGATGAACAGGGCGGGCAGCAGCAGCATGAACCAGCCGTTGTCCGGGCTCGCCTCGAAGTGGTCGCTCATGGTGGCGTAGTCCCAGACGAGGTAGCCGCCGAGCCCGAAGAGTGCCAGCGCGCTCGCCGCCGGGACGACCACGTCCCGCAGCGCGCGTACCGCCCCGTCGCGCAGGCTGTGGCGGAAGCGCACCGCGCAGGCGAGTGCGGTGAGTCCGTAGTAGAGGGCCACGGTCAGGCCGATCGAGTTGACGGCCGTCAGGATCATCTCGTTGAGCTTGGGTATGCCGACCGCGAGCACGGCGAGCAGTGCGGCGAGAGCCATGATCAGCAGGGTGCCGACGGCGGGGGAGCCGTAGCGCGGGTGCACCCGCTGCCACACCGGGCCCAGCGTCCGGTCGCGGGCCATCGCCAGCGCGCCGCGGGCGGTGGGGATGACGCTCGACTGGAGAGAGGCGAAGGCGGAGCACATCAGGGCGGCCAGGGGCAGCGAGGCCCAGGGCTCCGGTGCCAGTTCGCTGCCGAGGAAGGTGAGTGCCTGCGGCCCGTTGTGGATGAGTTCGCCGGTGCTCATCACCCGCTGGAAGGCGAACGCACCGACCAGGAACAGCCCCAGCATCGCCACCAGCGCGATCAGTCCGCCGCGGGCCGCGTCGGTGGCGCTACGGGTCTCCTCGTTGACACTGAACGCGGCATCCCAGCCCCAGTAGAAGAACACCGCCAGCACCATCCCCTGGGCCAGCGCCTGGGGGGAGGAGATCTCGAACGGGTTGAGCCAGGACAGCGAGAACGGCTGATCGCCGGTGAACAGGGCGTAGCCGCAGAAGAGCAGCAGAACCGTGTACTCGAAGACCAGCAGCCACATCTGGAGCCGGGTCGCGGCCCGCACGCCCGTGATGGCGGTGACCGTGACGATGACCAGCGCGACCAGGCCGACGGCGGTGCTGATGCCGGTCGAGGCCGGATCCAGCCGGATCCCCCAGACGCTGTGCAGGCCCATCTTGTTGAGGAACTGGAGCACGACGGAGCCGGTCACCGCACCCGTGTACGCCATGAAGATCACGTTGCCGACCAGCACCACCCACCCGGTCAGGAAGCCGGGCCAGGGGCCGATGGACCGGCCCACCCAGGTGTAGCCGCTGCCGCAGTTCGGTTCGGTGCGGTTGAGCCGGGCGTACGACAGCGCGATACCGAGGATGGGCAGGAAGGCCAGCAGCAACAGGGCGGGCGTCTGCCGGCCGGTGTACGCGGCCAGAGTGCCCATTCCGATACCGATGCTGGTGGTCGCGGCGGTGCTCGACGCGGCGATCGCCACCCCGTCCTTCACCCCCAGCGAGCGGCGCATTCTCGCCGGGCCGGGGTCCTGCTGCACTGCGGAAGGCATGGCACTCACTCCTTGGACGGCGGGCCGGGACCGGTCTCGGCCGGCCAGGGGGGCGTGGAGGTGCGGGTGGGGCGGCGGGGCAGGGCGGCGCGGGCCGGAACCTGGATCGGGGTCCGGTCGCGTCGTACGGAAGGGGGGTGGTGCGTGATGTGGCACCGCGGTGATCCGTGTATGTCCGCCGATGAAACAGCCCCTTCACCCTTGTGTCAACGGTGTTGACGTAACCTGGTGATTAACTGGCTCCGAGAGGGCCCGGGGGCCGGGGCGGAGTGAAGCGGAGGGTTTCGGCGTGGCGGAGAGCGAGCGCGTCCCGGTCGAGCGCAAGCGGCGCCGGCCGACCAGTTCAGGCGTGGTCCTGTCGGCCGACCTCATCGTCGACGCCGCATGCGAACTCATCGACGCCCAGGGGGCGCAGGCCTTCACGGTGCGCAAACTCGGCGCCGCTCTCGGCGCCGACCCGTCCGCGGTCTACCGCTACTTCCGCAACACCGAGGATCTGCTGCTGGCGCTGGCCGACCGCCTCATCGGCGAGTCCATGACCGGCTTCGCCCCCAGTGGCGACTGGGCCGCCGACCTGCGCGACTTCGGTCTGCGGGCCTACCGTTCCGCGCTGCGCCACCCGCAGATCGCCGTGTTCAGCACCGTCCGGGTCACGGGCCGGCCGCATGAGCAGCATGCGGTCGACACCGGCATCGGTCTGCTGCTCCAGGCCGGGTTCGACGAGGCCGGCGCCGTTCGCCACTACCACGCACTCGTCGACACCGCCCTCGGCCATGCGGCCCTGGACGCCGGCGTCCTGCGACTGGCGCCCGCCCAGCGCGCGGCGGACGAGCAGGCCTGGCAGGACGCGTACGCCGGTCTGCCCGCGGAGGACTTCCCCAGCCTGCACCGCGTACGGGAGCATCTCCCGCTCATGGCGGGCTCGGCCGTCGAGCCCGCGCTCGACCTGCTCATCGGGGCCCTGCGGCGAGAGGCGGCGGAGCGGGAGGGGTGACGGGGGCTATCCGGGCATTTCGCTCACTCGGGTGCAAACATGAGGCATGCCCCTTCCATGGCGGATGCCTCTGCGCGGACGACGGGAACTGAGCCGCGTCCTGCTGCTGCTCCCGGTCGGGCTCATCGTGGCGGTCTGCGTGATCGATGTTCTCGCGCCGCCCGACATCCATCTCGGGCCGCTGCTCGTCGCGGCTCCCGCGATCACCGCGGCCTTCGCCGGGCCTCGTGCGACGGCGGCGATCGGTGCGCTGGCGGTGGCCGCCCAGGTGTCCATCGGCATCGCGCGCCAGGTGCTGTTCACCGAGAATCTGCAGGCCCAGATCGCCTCGCTGGTGGTCGTCTCCGGGCTGGTCGTGCTCTTCACGGTCGTACGGGAGCGAAACGAACGCCGGCTCACACAGAGCCGCTCGGTGGCCACCGTCGCGCAGCAGGTCCTGCTCCGTCCGCTGCCCGCCCGCAGTGGTGCCCTGGAGATCGCCTCCTTCTATCTGGCGGCCGAGGAGGAGGCGGAGATGGGCGGTGATCTGTTCGCGGCGGCGCGCACCACCACCAGCACCCGGCTGATCATCGGCGACGTCCGGGGCAAGGGGCTGCCCGCCTACAGTCACGCCGCCCTCCTCCTGGGCGCCTTCCGGGCGGCCGCCCACCGCCAGGCCACCCTGCCCAGACTGGCCGTCCACCTCGACGGAGCCGTCCGCTGGGACAGCAGCCAGTGGGACAGCGTGCCGGGCGCCGAGAGCAGGTCGGAAACGGTGACCGGCGCCGACCCCGGCACGGCCGCCGGCCTCCTCTCCGCCGCCGCTCCGGTTCCCGACCCCGACACCGTCCGCAACCCCGATTCCGTTCGCAACCCCGATTCCGTCCTCGACACCGACGAGACCTTCGCGACCGTCGCGCTGCTGGACATCCCCGACCGCTGGCACGTCCTCCGCCTGATCAGCTGCGGTCACCCGCCCCCACTGCTGCTGCGCAACGGGCGGGCCACCCCGCTGTCCGCAGAGCGGCCCGCGCTGCCCGTCGGCCTCGGCGTGCTGGCCGGCGCCCCCGACTACGAGGTCGAGACCTTCCCCTTCGAGCCAGGAGATCTGCTGCTGCTCTACACGGACGGGGTGAGCGAGGCCCGTGACGGCAAGGGCACCTTCTACCCTCTAGCCGAGCGCGCAGGAGCCTGGAGCGAGAGCAGTCCTCGGCAGGTACTGCGCCGACTGCGCGTGGACCTGCTGGGGCACACGAACGGCCGGCTCGGCGATGACGCCGCCGCGGTCGCGCTGCGGCGCCTGCCCGGCCCGCCGCCTGCCGCGGGGCAGGGCGCTTCCTCGGTGAGGGCCGGGGCGGACGATCCGACCTCGCAGGGATGAATTCCATCACCCTCTGAATTCCGCAACATATCGGGCATGCCGCAAGCAGCATTCCCTCCGGAAATTCCCTTTTGCTAGTACATATTCTGTTTCGCGGCATCACCCTGCGCTACCGGCCCTCCCCCTCCGCTGCCCTCCGGTCTGCTGTTCTCCGCCTGACGCTTCCTCAGTGCCGCCCCACTTGATAGACACGTCCGCATCATCCGCAAGTGGCACAGGACGCGCACCATGACCGACCGCAACAGCTCTGACCACCAGATATTCGAGCTCGACCTCGCCGCGCACGAAGCCCGTCGACGGACCGAAGTCCTCGCGGCGCTGGGTGACTCCTGGGACCCCGTCGCGGTGATGGAGGGCGAGAACGACGCGTACCGGCTCCTCTACTCGGGCCTGGACGCGGAGCAGCAGGCCACCTACGACATGCTGGTCGCCGCCGAGGTGCTGCCGGGCCCCGGGCAGGCCTGAGCATGCTGCCGCTCGACCCGACCGCCGATATCGGCCGTCGCGCCTGGGTCCCGTGCCCGCGCTGCCAGGACCACCAGGGCTGCGGCACCTGCCTCGACGGCCGCACCTGCGGTGACCACTGGCGCTACCTTCTGTCGAACAAGGGCAGCGTCCTGCACCTCCAGTGCCCCAACTGCACCCACCTGTGGGCCTGGCAGTCGGGCTTCGGAGCGGGCGGCCGCACCGACGGCTGACGCCGGACCACCAGCTGACGCCGGACCACCACCGGGCCGACGGCCGAGCCCCCGGACGCCGACGAGTACGGGACGGCCGCCGGGTACCCCCGCCCCGCGCACCGCCCACCGCCCCCGCCCGTCGGCGCGTGCTACGCCAGTTGCTGCCTCGCCTCCCCGTGCGCGGTCTCGAGTGCCTTTTCGGCCGGTACGGCACGATCCGGCTGCACCCCTACGCCCTCCCAGTTGGTGCCCGTGACGGCGTTGATGGTCCGGGCCATCGGCACGGTGACCGTGATGTGCTCCGTCACCGGATACCGGGCGGTGGGGTGCGCACCGCCTCTCGTCGTCTCGCCGACCACCTCGGCACGGCCGTGAGCCTGGAGGGTGTACGCCACGTCCTCGCCGCCCGAGAAGGTGGTCGCGCTGGTGAGCACGTACACCGGACGGCCGAGATAGCGCGGCGCGGGCAGATAGGGGAGGGTCCAGTACTGCCGGGTGGAGTCGGTGGAGCGCTCGTAGAAGTCGTTGAGGTGCACCTCGTCGTCGGGGAAGAAATAGCTGCACCACATCGCGGCGCCCGCGGGTGAGCCTCCGCGGCACTCCCGCAGATCGAGAAGGAGGGCACGTGTGTGCGCCACCAGCTCCATGGCCGCACCGATCGCGCGGGCGCCCTCCCCGGCGTCGGCAATCCATCGGACGTCCAGATAGCCGATGTTGCCGTCGAGCTGTTCGCAGCGGCGGATGCCCTGGTTCTCGACCCGCATCAATGCGAGGAAGGCTGCCCGGCCTGCATCGTCGTCTCCGGGTCCGGTGGACCGGGGCTCGTCCTCCCACAACAGCCTGAGGTGTCTGTCCGGGCAGGCCTCCTGGAAATGCGCGGTCACCGTCTCGCACAGCGCGGCACCGCTCAGTGAGTCGTACTCACCGGCTGCCAGCCGGGCGCGGACCGCCCGGTCGGCCTCCGCGGCGCCCCGGGGGAAGAC
This Streptomyces decoyicus DNA region includes the following protein-coding sequences:
- a CDS encoding S41 family peptidase; the encoded protein is MSGNTEIINSTLDRIMAGYVFPRGAAEADRAVRARLAAGEYDSLSGAALCETVTAHFQEACPDRHLRLLWEDEPRSTGPGDDDAGRAAFLALMRVENQGIRRCEQLDGNIGYLDVRWIADAGEGARAIGAAMELVAHTRALLLDLRECRGGSPAGAAMWCSYFFPDDEVHLNDFYERSTDSTRQYWTLPYLPAPRYLGRPVYVLTSATTFSGGEDVAYTLQAHGRAEVVGETTRGGAHPTARYPVTEHITVTVPMARTINAVTGTNWEGVGVQPDRAVPAEKALETAHGEARQQLA
- a CDS encoding APC family permease; amino-acid sequence: MPSAVQQDPGPARMRRSLGVKDGVAIAASSTAATTSIGIGMGTLAAYTGRQTPALLLLAFLPILGIALSYARLNRTEPNCGSGYTWVGRSIGPWPGFLTGWVVLVGNVIFMAYTGAVTGSVVLQFLNKMGLHSVWGIRLDPASTGISTAVGLVALVIVTVTAITGVRAATRLQMWLLVFEYTVLLLFCGYALFTGDQPFSLSWLNPFEISSPQALAQGMVLAVFFYWGWDAAFSVNEETRSATDAARGGLIALVAMLGLFLVGAFAFQRVMSTGELIHNGPQALTFLGSELAPEPWASLPLAALMCSAFASLQSSVIPTARGALAMARDRTLGPVWQRVHPRYGSPAVGTLLIMALAALLAVLAVGIPKLNEMILTAVNSIGLTVALYYGLTALACAVRFRHSLRDGAVRALRDVVVPAASALALFGLGGYLVWDYATMSDHFEASPDNGWFMLLLPALFILLGLATAAWAKWVRRAPYFRTGQGTDAESVSLPMDANATPLPTPSEG
- a CDS encoding PP2C family protein-serine/threonine phosphatase, with amino-acid sequence MPLPWRMPLRGRRELSRVLLLLPVGLIVAVCVIDVLAPPDIHLGPLLVAAPAITAAFAGPRATAAIGALAVAAQVSIGIARQVLFTENLQAQIASLVVVSGLVVLFTVVRERNERRLTQSRSVATVAQQVLLRPLPARSGALEIASFYLAAEEEAEMGGDLFAAARTTTSTRLIIGDVRGKGLPAYSHAALLLGAFRAAAHRQATLPRLAVHLDGAVRWDSSQWDSVPGAESRSETVTGADPGTAAGLLSAAAPVPDPDTVRNPDSVRNPDSVLDTDETFATVALLDIPDRWHVLRLISCGHPPPLLLRNGRATPLSAERPALPVGLGVLAGAPDYEVETFPFEPGDLLLLYTDGVSEARDGKGTFYPLAERAGAWSESSPRQVLRRLRVDLLGHTNGRLGDDAAAVALRRLPGPPPAAGQGASSVRAGADDPTSQG
- a CDS encoding amidohydrolase; its protein translation is MDLRTTVDPEPNPDTAGPGATGNGPADLVFLSGPVHTVDSARTRASAVAVRGDRIVAVGHDAAVHDLIGPATEVVDLHGKLLIPGFQDAHVHPVGGGLELALCDLSAAVTAEAYRELISAYAAAHPEAPWITGGGWSMEAFPGGMPTREFLDALVPDRPVFLLNRDHHGGWANSLALERAGITSRTPDPSDGRIERDAEGHPTGMLQEGAMQLVADLIPEATLAEQTAGLLRAQRLLHGYGVTAWQDAMLGRGPGGADATPAYVAARRDGKLTARVTGALWWDRSRGAEQIPELLARRKELTGGRLRATSVKIMQDGIAENHTAALLSPYLTACGCASDNSGISFIDPEDLRTYVTRLDAEGFQVHFHALGDRAVREALDAVEAARRTNGLRDTRPHLAHLQVVHPDDVPRFRRLGATANIQALWAAHEPQMDELTIPYLGPERAAWQYPFGDLLRSGATLAAGSDWPVSSPDPIAALHVAVNRRAPDGPPSAPVFLPEQRIDLGSALAAYTAGSAYANHLDDTGTIQPGKLADLVVLDRDPFDGADEEIAATRVLQTFVGGQRVYAAEDA
- a CDS encoding DUF6400 family protein produces the protein MTDRNSSDHQIFELDLAAHEARRRTEVLAALGDSWDPVAVMEGENDAYRLLYSGLDAEQQATYDMLVAAEVLPGPGQA
- a CDS encoding TetR/AcrR family transcriptional regulator, yielding MAESERVPVERKRRRPTSSGVVLSADLIVDAACELIDAQGAQAFTVRKLGAALGADPSAVYRYFRNTEDLLLALADRLIGESMTGFAPSGDWAADLRDFGLRAYRSALRHPQIAVFSTVRVTGRPHEQHAVDTGIGLLLQAGFDEAGAVRHYHALVDTALGHAALDAGVLRLAPAQRAADEQAWQDAYAGLPAEDFPSLHRVREHLPLMAGSAVEPALDLLIGALRREAAEREG